Sequence from the Muntiacus reevesi chromosome 9, mMunRee1.1, whole genome shotgun sequence genome:
AGGAGAGCCAGAAACAGAGAAAGGTGGGTGGAATAGTTAGGGTTGGGGCAGTTTCTATGTAGAAAGAGGGAACCAACTATGGGGCAGTTGCTATGTAGAAAGAGGGAACCAAGGGGAATAGTAATATCCACTGGGGAAGGAATGAATGGGGGCAGGGCGGCGTGAAGAACGGAAATAAATATCCCGACAAGAAGGCCGGCCAGGTGTGAAGGGGTGAGTAGCTATGATGTTTCAAAGGATAATAAAGCAGCAACATCCCTGGACTGGGCGCCAAcagagaaggcaggaaggaggcCTCTGGGGACAAGGCTGAGGGTGGAAGCTCCccacaaggcagaggaacagtTCTCCTGGGGGTTAAAGATTTGCCCAGGGAACAAACAGGGTgtggcaggcctggagaggagtCAGACCTGGGTCAGTGGGAGATGGTGTCCGGAGTTGTCAGACGCCTCTCTGATTCAGGCCAGCATACAGGTCCCGCTGGCCTTTCCGGATGGGCTAGGGGTGGAATAGAGAGCGGGTGGTCAGCAGGGTGAGAGGAAGTCATTCCTGAGAAAGAAGGGCCTCTGCAGAATCAGCTTTGGAGCAATGGGAAGATCCTAGGCTAGGAGGCAGGAGGTGAGTTCAACTGGTAAGAGAGTTGATCTGGTCACCTCctgtgaacctcagttttcccatctcaaAAACGGGAAACTAAAGGGCCACTTCTCAGGGCTTTTATCAGaattaagtgaagtcactcatgcAAAAGTAAATGCCACATGCTTGactggtgctcagtaaatatttgttgtgttTCTCCAGGTGTGATATGCAAAATATTTAACCATTGGTGGTGCATACACACTGATCAATCAGAACAGTCCTGGTAATTCTCTGCCATGCCAGGCAGTAACTCTTTACTTGCCAAATCAAAAGGTAGTCCAGTGGGGGAGGGGCTGTGATGTTGGGTAGTATGTGTGTTGGGGTGAGAAAGTTTGGGGCTACTCACTagtgaaatattttcatatttcagcAGCTGGTAAGTACATGCTGGTGGGATGGCAGTCATTAGTTTATGGTGTTTGAGTTTGGGTGTATGGTATTCCCCATGGCTGCTCctgagctaattaatgaataaacCAGAGAAAGAGGAGTGACACCGCCACCCACACTGCTTGTGGTTGTGGGAACCCTGCAGCCTTTGAGATGACCACCTGCTACCATGATGGATGCAGAGGTGGCACATGTGGGTTGTCTTGGAGCCCTGAGGAGGGGCTTTGAAGTGTCTGACAGGCCAGGTGGCCAGTCCCACCTGTCCGCTTCTCCTCTAGAAAGACCCCTCCCCCATTCTGCCCCTCATTACCTCATAGTCTGGATTGGGTACAGGGGGTGGTCTCTCCCTGTTCTGTCCtgcaaaggaaggaagggaaaacgATTCAGTTCCAAGAGGACACACCAATCTTGTGAAAATGAGACCCAGATCCAGGGTGGCAAACTCCCCTCTACTTCTAGTTTTTTCTGTTCCAGCtgctatttttcctttccttttttccatccCATCTCTAATGACCCTACACAGTTCTTATCATTTTGTGACCTCAGCTCAAGGTCCTTCCATGGTTTCTGAGTAATCTGAGATGGGACATTCTGTGTCGAGATCTTGGTCATACCATGAATGTTCTAGAGAAGCTGTTTTGACCTGGCCTGGGCCGGACATCCCCTCCTTGGCGGGCATCTCCTCCGAGATCTTACCCCGGGGCCTGCCGCCAGCACCCGCTCCTCTCGTCATAGGCGTGGCCTTGGCCTTTCGGCTCTTGCTCCAGTAATACACCAGCAGCAGCAAGCCCAGAGTGACACAGATGTCAACCACGATGATTGTGGCCACCACCATCAGATCCACCTCCATGCAGTTCTCACACACTGTGAGGCAGGGGTCGGGGGAGGAGAGAAATCCCCCAGAAAGGAAGACACAGGACACCAGAGATGAGGAAGGAACAAATGAAGCTCATTCTCCCTTTAGTACTCACGTACCTGCCATGGCCAGacacccctccctctgcccccaggcTGTTTCAGCACCTTTATAACAACAAGTGAAGTGTGGTGTTCATGGGTGGAGACTCGAGTCAGACAGTCCTGGCTTCAAATCCCAGCTACGTGACTCACTAGTTGTGAGAATTCTGAAATGTGTGTTGAACCTGCaaagcttctgtttcctcatatataaaatggaagtaAGATAGCACTGAACCCATATAGTTGGTAAGGGAATTATATGAAACGCCTGGGCAAGTGTTTGGTATAGTGCTTTAAACTTAATAAGCATTCATTGATTGTTAGCTGTCATTATTGTTTATGACTATGCCTTAGTTTATGACATTTTCATAGAGTAGCTTTGAGTCCTTTTTGCAAATCCTGAAGAATTCGTGTCCAGATAAAGCATAAACTAATATTGGGGCCCCATATTTTCTGGACAGGATATAATGCAGACAGGATACCCAGTCCTGTCTCTTGGGAGGTTATTTTGGATCTAGTGCTAAGGTTACCCCAACAGCCCTATATTGATGTTTAATCTATATTTCAGAAAATACTGATGATGTGTGGCCCCAGATAGTCTTGGATTGAGTGTAGGAGAAGCACAAAGTTGCCAGGGGACTGTAAGTTGGGTAAGGGGAAATCCTGAGAATGCCTTTTCGGAATATGCTCCCTAAAGAGTCTAGTAGTATTTGCTCTGAAGACCTGTATTACCTCTTGCTTTCAGGTACAGCTTATGTGCCGTCTCTGTGCTGCCTTCGGTTATGTAGCACTGATAATAACCACTGTTGTCCATTTCTGAAAAATCTTCCAGTAACAGCTGTTTCCCATCACCTTGGGGTATTGGTTCatcactttttttccattttactccATTTTCAGGCTCTAGAGGGCACGTCAGCTCAACAGTGTTTCCAGAGATGGAGACTTCATATGCTGGGGaatgggagagaagagaagggaaatttAAAGAGAGAAACCAGTAAGATTTAAGGCAAGTTAGTAGCCAAAGAACCAACCAAATGCAGAAAGTCATCTGACATCCTAGATCTCAGATTTTCTTGTCAAAAGGCAACTCTGTTGGCTAAAGGGTATGAAAGAGGAGAGATGCAGGAGAAGGGGCCCTAGAGAACCTCTTGAAGATGACTTCAGAGTTTAGGCATGGACTTGGGGACTTGAAAGGAGAgggtgaaaataaagaaaatctataAAAGTCCTTACTTGTAATGTTTCTAAAATGGGGAGTTAGAAATGTTGGGAGGACCTTAGTTCTTGGGGTTAATCTCCCTCAATCAGGTGCTTCTTCCCAACCACAGATCTGCATCATTGATAGGGCAGATATAAAAGACTGATAAACTTACGTTTCTCTTCAGTAttatctgaaaatgaaaaaggaaagaatggtaAGAAAATAACCTTGATTGAAGTTTAAGTTGTAGGTAAAAAATTTCAAGTGAAGCTACACACTGTCCCTAAGAATTCCTAGAGAATTCTTTGGGAGCCCCATGTCTTGAAGATGAGGTGTGTACCTGGCCTAAGAGATATGCTCATAGACACAACTCAGGTACATCAAACTGAGAATATATCAGTATGTACTTCTAGACTGAGATCCACTAAAGCCCAAAAAGTCTTACAATCGTAAAGCTGAAAAATTCTAGACATCTTCAAACTTATTCTCTTGCATTAGCAAGAGCCATATTCCAGATAGATATGAAAGGGATATCATATCCTTCTCAGAGATAAAGAccttcatttctttgaatcactGATTCTTATACGCATCTGTTTTTCATTATTCAGAAGTTCTTTCTTATAACTAACAGAAACCCTCATAGTAGAGATCAAATATCTTTCTTCTTATTCCATGCCACTTTCATGTTATTACCCTTTAAATTATGTGaagttctatatattttttaaggaaataattcttCTAATAAAAAgtgacattattttaaattatatctcagtGCAAGCAGCTCTTAATTATATATGTTAGAACTATTGGTATGGACAATTGAAATCCACTAATAAAATTTGGGGATCCAGCAAAATTCCCCGGAGTAGGTAATTTTGCCCTAGGAAGTAGGGATGGGGAGCACCCTGGTTTCCTGGAAGACCTGTGGCTGGGACCCTAGGCAGCACTGGGGAAAGTATGCTCAAGCATACGTGAGTCTGAACATGTAACAGCTGGAAGAGCAGAGCGTGATGCTCAGAGACACCCCTCTCTCTATTGGGGGTGTTTTGCTACAGTGCACTATGGG
This genomic interval carries:
- the CD3E gene encoding T-cell surface glycoprotein CD3 epsilon chain, which codes for MQSGNLWRVLGLYLLLVGAWAQDNTEEKPYEVSISGNTVELTCPLEPENGVKWKKSDEPIPQGDGKQLLLEDFSEMDNSGYYQCYITEGSTETAHKLYLKARVCENCMEVDLMVVATIIVVDICVTLGLLLLVYYWSKSRKAKATPMTRGAGAGGRPRGQNRERPPPVPNPDYEPIRKGQRDLYAGLNQRGV